One window of the Chanos chanos chromosome 11, fChaCha1.1, whole genome shotgun sequence genome contains the following:
- the LOC115823811 gene encoding uncharacterized protein LOC115823811, with protein sequence MSVNDSALCMILDSNRRPLGWEAGVLARTLKSTYAIVSRQDVSEDVLGVTVDEEKTVREGETVTLHTGFTGLQRDVQIQWFYGPVDPDTIIAQILRGEIITDYSDRFRDRLQLDKQTGSLTIRSISITDSGVYKVQIIRGKLSEKKFRVTVYATVPAPHIRVRQNHSAVSGSSGPKRSVECSVENGRDVTLSWYKGKEILNQTSSPDLNTNLSLTLEIEDQDCITYSCVSANLVSNKTTQLNVTDLCNMSGKPAEELNYCEINVPTQNTTQKVTQETAEEPETIYSSVIT encoded by the exons ATGTCAGTGAACGACTCTGCGTTGTGTATGATACTGGATTCGAACCGGCGACCCTTGGGATGGGAGGCGGGCGTGCTAGCAAGGACGCTAAAATCCACGTACGCTATTGTTAGTCGCCAGGACGTATCTGAAG ATGTGCTGGGAGTTACTGTGGATGAGgagaagacagtgagagagggagagactgttactctacacactggttttactggactACAGAGAGATGTTCAGATACAGTGGTTTTATGGACCTGTGGATCCAGACACAATAATAGCTcagatcctcagaggagagattATAACAGATTACAGTGATagattcagagacagactgcagctGGACAAACAGACTGGATCTCTCACCATTAGGAGCATCAGCATCACAGACTCTGGAGTTTATAAAGTACAAATCATCCGTGGAAAACTCTCAGAGAAGAAGTTCAGAGTCACTGTCTATG CTACTGTTCCTGCTCCTCACATTAGAGTCAGACAGAATCACTCAGCAGTAAGTGGATCATCTGGTCCAAAGCGTTCAGTGGagtgttcagtggagaatgggagagatgtgactctgtcctggtacaaagggaaagagatactgaaccagaccagcagccctgatctcaacaccaacctctctctcactctggagaTAGAAGATCAGGACTGCATCACCTATAGCTGTGTATCTGCTAACCTAGTCAGCAACAAGACAACACAACTCAATGTAACTGACCTTTGTAACATGTCTGGGA AACCAGCTGAGGAGCTGAATTACTGTGAAATAAATGTtccaacacagaacacaacacagaag gtcACACAGGAAACTGCTGAGGAACCAGAAACAATCTATTCATCTGTCATCACCTGA
- the LOC115823812 gene encoding hepatocyte cell adhesion molecule-like: protein MVVFRSGQPVVRSWMTGGMGQNVLGVTVDEVKTVREGETVSLLTGFTGLQSDVAILWFYGPVDPNTKIVQSIFHRGEIITDYSDKFRDRLQLDRQTGSLTIRNISTTDSGVYKVQIINGYVSEKRFSLTVYATVPAPHIRVRQSRSAGSGSSGPKCSVVCSVENGRDVTLSWYKGKEILNQTSSPDLSTILSLPLEIEDQDNNIYSCVADNPVSQQTTQLTKELCPHSNGKSDATLLFVNILCKIFMFVYCVAENPVNT, encoded by the exons ATGGTAGTGTTCCGGAGTGGACAGCCAGTAGTGAGAAGTTGGATGACG GGAGGCATGGGACAGA ATGTGCTGGGAGTTACTGTGGATGAGgtgaagacagtgagagaaggagaaactgtttctttactcactggttttactggactTCAGAGCGATGTTGCTATACTGTGGTTTTATGGGCCTGTGGATCCAAATACAAAGATAGTTCAAAGTATATTCCACAGAGGAGAGATTATTACAGATTACAGCGATaaattcagagacagactgcagctggacagacagactggatctctcaccatcaggaacatcagcaccacagacTCTGGAGTTTATAAAGTACAAATTATCAATGGATATGTCTCAGAGAAGAGGTTTAGTCTCACTGTCTATG CTACTGTTCCTGCTCCTCACATTAGAGTCAGACAGAGTCGCTCAGCAGGAAGTGGATCATCTGGTCcaaagtgttcagtggtgtgttcagtggagaatgggagagatgtgactctgtcctggtacaaagggaaagagatactgaaccagaccagcagccctgatctcagcaccatcctctctctccctctggagataGAGGACCAGGACAACAACATCTACAGCTGTGTAGCTGATAACCCAGTCAGTCAGCAGACAACACAACTCACTAAAGAACTATGTCCTCACAGCAATGGTAAGTCAGATGCGACCTTATTGTTTGTGAATATTCTGTGTAAGATCTTCATGTTTGTGTACTGTGTGGCTGAAAACCCAGTTAACACCTAG